In one Brevibacillus composti genomic region, the following are encoded:
- a CDS encoding PAS domain-containing sensor histidine kinase: protein MNTWMEEKGTPEGTDTLLQSIFAHISDAVMVVDRNGIIVAVNAAMERMSGWSEDELVGNKHLCEVCVGMATCQEEKSCVDCFFKRAQLPSFEMRLKTKDGREYPVAASSTTLPDAPDGKKVMILRDMSMQQRMEKERYQHKLTHFVIQAQEEERKRISRELHDGIGQALYSILVGLNVLSHGKLSGPMKQHVADIQQMTAKAMEEAKRMALELRPSALDDLGLLPALRSLIKRVEKSFGLTVDLHVHGGWSRHSAAVETALYRIVQEAMTNTAKYAQARALGIVFEEREKELVVTVVDDGTGFDVEQAERNGSGLGLFGMKERAQLLGGSFDIRSVIGEGTTVIVRIPRPKEEAKDGHTRLDR from the coding sequence ATGAACACCTGGATGGAAGAAAAGGGTACGCCGGAAGGAACCGATACGCTGCTGCAATCGATTTTTGCCCATATCAGCGATGCCGTAATGGTCGTCGATCGAAATGGCATCATCGTGGCCGTAAACGCCGCGATGGAGCGGATGTCCGGATGGTCTGAAGACGAGTTGGTCGGGAATAAGCATTTATGTGAAGTCTGTGTGGGCATGGCCACATGCCAGGAAGAGAAGTCGTGTGTGGACTGTTTCTTCAAACGTGCGCAGTTGCCCTCGTTTGAGATGAGGCTGAAGACAAAGGACGGGCGCGAGTATCCCGTCGCGGCCAGTTCGACCACCCTGCCGGACGCGCCTGACGGAAAAAAGGTGATGATTCTCCGTGACATGTCCATGCAGCAGCGGATGGAAAAAGAGAGGTATCAGCACAAGCTGACCCATTTTGTGATCCAGGCCCAGGAGGAGGAGCGAAAGCGCATCTCCCGGGAGCTTCACGACGGAATCGGGCAGGCCCTCTACAGCATTCTGGTCGGTCTGAATGTCCTAAGCCATGGCAAGCTGAGCGGACCGATGAAGCAGCACGTGGCGGACATCCAGCAGATGACAGCCAAAGCCATGGAGGAAGCCAAGCGCATGGCATTGGAGCTGCGCCCCTCAGCACTGGATGATCTGGGGCTTTTGCCTGCGCTGCGTTCCCTGATCAAGCGGGTGGAAAAAAGCTTTGGCCTGACAGTGGATCTCCACGTGCACGGGGGATGGAGCCGTCATTCGGCTGCGGTGGAGACAGCGCTTTACCGCATCGTCCAGGAGGCGATGACCAATACAGCCAAATACGCACAGGCCCGCGCGCTGGGCATCGTGTTTGAAGAAAGGGAAAAGGAATTGGTGGTGACCGTCGTCGACGATGGCACTGGTTTTGACGTCGAGCAAGCCGAGAGGAATGGCTCCGGCTTGGGGCTGTTCGGGATGAAGGAGAGGGCCCAGCTGCTCGGGGGAAGTTTCGATATTCGCTCCGTAATCGGGGAAGGGACTACCGTGATCGTTCGCATACCACGGCCAAAGGAGGAAGCAAAAGATGGACATACGCGTCTTGATCGCTGA
- a CDS encoding GNAT family N-acetyltransferase, with the protein MKDPQNMTIRILQPEDAEQYVALRLEALQLNPEAFLTTYEEMMQDQNMRETWKARLSPSPDAFTMGAFWDGSLAGVCTLIRESHRKLRHKASVVAVYFTPAHRGKGGAKQLLSRLIEKARELEGLEQLSLTVASNNEPARQLYLSLGFTRYGTEKNALKHEGVYQDEDYMAMRLFP; encoded by the coding sequence GTGAAAGACCCCCAAAACATGACTATTCGCATCTTGCAGCCAGAGGACGCGGAACAGTACGTCGCTCTGCGGTTGGAAGCCTTGCAGCTGAATCCGGAGGCGTTTTTGACCACCTACGAAGAGATGATGCAGGATCAGAACATGCGGGAGACGTGGAAAGCACGCCTCTCCCCAAGCCCGGATGCCTTTACCATGGGCGCATTCTGGGACGGCTCCTTGGCCGGCGTCTGCACGCTGATCCGGGAGAGCCACCGCAAGCTGCGCCACAAGGCTTCAGTGGTAGCCGTCTATTTTACTCCTGCCCACAGAGGCAAGGGGGGAGCCAAACAACTGCTGTCACGCTTGATCGAGAAAGCCCGGGAGCTGGAGGGGCTGGAGCAGCTCTCGCTGACGGTCGCGAGCAACAATGAACCGGCGCGCCAGCTCTATCTGAGCCTCGGCTTTACTCGGTACGGCACGGAAAAAAATGCGCTGAAACACGAGGGTGTCTATCAGGACGAAGATTACATGGCGATGCGTTTATTTCCGTAG
- the ytaF gene encoding sporulation membrane protein YtaF — MSGWLSLLLVSLAISMDSVTVGLTYGLRNMRIPLASLAVVAGCSFAVVYGVMWAGSTLVDWLTPEWGKQIGAAVLIGMGLITLWRLISDRSDENQREETETADQDGPAVVSQFRIFGLIIQILKDPSHADTDKSGHIMGWEAVMLGLALSLDAFGAGISLTFLGYPPLSVAACIALMSGGLLLLGISLGRQAGRYKWLSRVTWFPPLLLICIGLVKFIT; from the coding sequence ATGAGCGGATGGCTCTCGCTTCTTCTAGTGTCCCTGGCGATCAGCATGGATAGCGTCACAGTCGGATTGACATACGGTCTCAGGAACATGCGGATTCCTCTGGCATCTCTCGCTGTCGTCGCTGGATGTTCCTTTGCCGTGGTATATGGGGTCATGTGGGCCGGTTCGACGTTGGTCGATTGGCTGACGCCGGAGTGGGGCAAACAAATCGGGGCAGCCGTGCTGATCGGGATGGGCTTGATTACGCTGTGGCGTCTGATCTCCGACCGGTCGGACGAGAATCAGCGGGAAGAGACGGAAACGGCGGATCAGGATGGTCCGGCGGTTGTCTCCCAATTTCGCATATTTGGACTAATCATTCAGATTCTCAAGGACCCTTCGCATGCGGATACAGACAAATCCGGCCACATCATGGGCTGGGAAGCGGTCATGCTGGGGCTGGCCCTCTCGCTGGATGCCTTTGGCGCCGGGATCAGCTTGACGTTTTTAGGCTACCCACCCTTATCGGTAGCGGCCTGTATCGCTTTGATGAGCGGAGGCCTGCTGTTATTGGGCATTTCCCTGGGACGACAGGCAGGAAGATACAAATGGCTGTCACGCGTGACCTGGTTTCCGCCGCTATTGCTCATCTGTATCGGATTGGTGAAATTTATCACGTAG
- a CDS encoding calcium-translocating P-type ATPase, SERCA-type: protein METRPSQKWYSLAASEVTRALKSDMNQGLSQDEAERRLSKSGANQLAASKRKPLYAVLLDQFKDFMVLILFVATLISYFLGEYLDAITIIAIIFINGVLGFIQEARAERSLQALKDLASPMARVIRGGQLFMIPASRLVPGDLVVLEAGDRVPADLRLFAANRLEIEESALTGESVPVAKTAKPLDVSSADAVPLGDQKNLAFMGTMVTGGTGQGLVVSTGMATEIGKIAHLMNEAEIAQTPLQIRLEQMGKILVVVAVLLTAVVIGAGVWHGHDLFTMFLAGVSLAVAAIPEGLPAIVTVALALGVQRMIKRNAIVRKLPSVETLGCASVICSDKTGTLTQNKMTVTHIWHGDSMYEVGGSGYEPLGAFTLQGKQIAPDRDQVMAKLLHIAQSCNNAQLTYEEEKARRLLGMGKTVKRWQVIGDPTEGALKVLAAKGLGFEAERGKGSKQGVRVEELPFDSERKMMSVVEQMGDGSYQLLTKGAAESLLSRCSHIMWNGQVQPLSATMRHRILDQTEKMASQALRVLGFAYKPLQGYRSGQSAELKESDLIFVGLAGMIDPPREEVREAINLCHQAGIKTVMITGDHRITAEAIARQIGLLRGYAEIMEGRELDRLTDEELAERAERVAVYARVSPEHKLRIVKALRSNGHVVAMTGDGVNDAPAIKTADIGIAMGITGTDVTKEAADLVLRDDNFATIVAAVEEGRNIYDNIRKFIRYLLASNVGEILVMFFAMILGMPLPLVPIQILWVNLVTDGLPAMALGIDPPEADTMYQKPRDKNENIFARGLGWKIISRGFLIGTMTLLAFWLTWRENPSDLVHAQTVAFVTLVMAQLIHVFDCRSQHSVFHRNIFENKYLVWAVISSIVLVLGVVYLEALQPIFKTTDLYMRDWALILVAAGIPTFVAGMGGVLRRRHFGAAARSTARTVRS, encoded by the coding sequence ATGGAGACGAGGCCCAGTCAAAAATGGTATTCGCTTGCGGCATCTGAGGTGACGAGAGCGCTGAAAAGCGACATGAACCAAGGATTGTCGCAGGATGAGGCTGAGCGCAGGCTGTCCAAGAGCGGCGCCAACCAATTGGCGGCGAGCAAGCGAAAGCCGCTGTATGCAGTCCTGCTGGACCAGTTCAAAGATTTTATGGTCCTGATTCTGTTCGTCGCTACCCTGATTTCGTACTTTCTCGGTGAGTATCTCGATGCCATCACCATTATTGCCATTATTTTCATTAACGGCGTGCTGGGCTTTATCCAGGAGGCGAGGGCTGAGCGCTCTTTGCAAGCCTTGAAGGATCTGGCATCTCCGATGGCGCGGGTGATCCGGGGCGGCCAGCTGTTCATGATTCCGGCCTCTCGTCTGGTGCCGGGGGACCTGGTCGTGCTGGAAGCCGGCGATCGCGTCCCGGCAGACCTGCGGCTGTTTGCCGCCAACCGGCTGGAGATTGAGGAGTCGGCCTTGACCGGGGAGTCTGTGCCTGTCGCGAAAACGGCCAAGCCGCTCGATGTTTCCTCTGCGGACGCCGTTCCGCTGGGCGATCAGAAGAACCTGGCCTTTATGGGGACGATGGTCACCGGAGGGACGGGCCAAGGACTGGTCGTCTCCACCGGGATGGCCACCGAGATCGGCAAGATCGCCCACCTGATGAATGAGGCGGAAATCGCTCAGACGCCGCTGCAGATTCGCCTGGAGCAGATGGGCAAAATCCTCGTCGTGGTGGCCGTCCTCCTGACGGCCGTGGTCATCGGTGCCGGGGTGTGGCACGGCCACGACCTGTTTACCATGTTCCTCGCCGGCGTCAGCTTGGCTGTCGCAGCCATTCCCGAAGGCTTGCCCGCGATCGTGACTGTGGCGCTGGCACTCGGCGTACAGCGGATGATCAAGCGAAATGCCATCGTCCGCAAGCTGCCTTCTGTGGAAACGCTGGGCTGCGCGTCCGTGATTTGTTCCGACAAGACGGGGACCCTGACCCAGAACAAGATGACGGTGACGCATATTTGGCATGGGGACAGCATGTACGAGGTAGGGGGCAGTGGTTATGAGCCGCTTGGCGCCTTTACCCTGCAGGGCAAGCAAATTGCCCCCGACCGCGATCAGGTGATGGCAAAGCTGCTCCACATCGCCCAAAGCTGCAATAACGCCCAACTGACCTATGAGGAGGAAAAGGCCCGCCGCTTGCTCGGCATGGGCAAAACGGTGAAAAGATGGCAGGTCATTGGCGATCCGACAGAAGGGGCCTTGAAGGTCCTGGCCGCCAAGGGGCTGGGTTTTGAGGCCGAACGCGGAAAAGGCAGCAAGCAGGGCGTGCGGGTAGAAGAGCTGCCCTTTGATTCCGAGCGCAAGATGATGTCCGTCGTGGAACAAATGGGGGACGGCAGCTATCAGCTCCTGACCAAAGGAGCGGCCGAGTCGCTTCTCTCCCGCTGCAGCCACATCATGTGGAACGGACAGGTGCAGCCGCTGTCTGCCACGATGCGTCACCGGATATTGGACCAGACGGAAAAAATGGCGTCGCAGGCGCTCCGCGTGCTCGGCTTCGCCTATAAGCCGCTGCAAGGCTATCGCAGCGGCCAGTCGGCGGAACTGAAGGAGAGCGACCTGATTTTCGTCGGTCTGGCCGGGATGATCGATCCGCCGCGCGAAGAAGTGCGGGAGGCGATCAATCTTTGCCATCAGGCGGGAATCAAGACGGTCATGATCACCGGCGACCACCGGATCACCGCCGAGGCGATCGCCCGTCAGATCGGGCTGTTGCGCGGGTACGCCGAGATCATGGAGGGGCGGGAGCTGGACCGCCTCACCGATGAGGAGCTGGCCGAGCGTGCCGAGCGGGTCGCCGTCTACGCCCGGGTCTCGCCGGAGCACAAGCTGCGCATCGTGAAGGCTTTAAGAAGCAATGGACACGTCGTCGCGATGACCGGAGACGGGGTCAATGATGCCCCGGCCATCAAGACAGCCGATATCGGGATTGCCATGGGGATTACCGGCACCGATGTGACGAAGGAAGCCGCCGACCTCGTCCTGCGCGACGACAATTTCGCCACGATCGTCGCCGCCGTCGAGGAAGGGCGCAACATCTACGATAACATCCGCAAGTTCATCCGCTACCTGCTCGCATCCAATGTCGGAGAAATCCTGGTGATGTTCTTTGCGATGATTCTGGGGATGCCTCTGCCGCTCGTGCCGATCCAGATTCTCTGGGTCAATCTGGTGACAGACGGTCTGCCGGCCATGGCACTGGGCATCGATCCGCCCGAAGCGGATACGATGTACCAGAAGCCGCGCGACAAGAACGAGAACATCTTCGCCCGCGGACTGGGGTGGAAGATTATCAGCCGTGGGTTTTTGATCGGCACGATGACCTTGCTGGCCTTCTGGCTGACCTGGCGGGAGAATCCGTCCGATCTGGTGCATGCACAGACCGTGGCCTTTGTCACTTTGGTCATGGCGCAGCTGATTCACGTCTTTGACTGCCGCAGCCAGCACAGCGTCTTTCATCGCAATATCTTTGAAAACAAGTACCTGGTGTGGGCGGTCATCTCTTCGATCGTACTGGTACTGGGCGTCGTCTACCTGGAGGCCCTGCAGCCGATCTTTAAGACAACCGATCTGTACATGAGAGACTGGGCATTGATTCTCGTGGCTGCCGGCATTCCTACCTTTGTGGCAGGCATGGGAGGCGTGCTGCGCCGACGCCATTTCGGGGCAGCGGCCAGGTCGACTGCCCGTACGGTTCGCTCCTGA
- a CDS encoding copper ion binding protein: MKNVTLKVEGMSCNHCVNSIEKALKEIGAAGKVDLAAKTVEVSFDESSVTEAAIKEAIEEQGYDVV; the protein is encoded by the coding sequence ATGAAAAACGTAACACTGAAAGTAGAAGGCATGTCTTGCAATCACTGCGTGAACTCGATCGAGAAAGCCCTGAAAGAGATCGGGGCTGCAGGAAAAGTGGATCTGGCGGCAAAAACGGTAGAGGTCTCCTTTGACGAGAGCAGCGTGACGGAAGCCGCGATCAAGGAAGCGATTGAAGAACAAGGCTATGACGTGGTGTAA
- a CDS encoding glycoside hydrolase family 3 protein, which produces MKQIRRSVVYMALVASALFVHFLALADTKQNGDKNQPVDYRIVENALQGMSLEEKVGQMMMPDFRKWKDKDVTEMLPEIEQLVKRHHIGGVILFRENTVTTEQTVKLTHAYQDAAEKYGLFIAIDQEGGSVTRLQSGTAMPGNMALGAARSAELAEQVGRVIGSELAALGFNMNFAPVLDVNNNPDNPVIGVRSFGENPQLVADLGIAYLNGLQRSNIVATAKHFPGHGDTDVDSHLGLPEVAHDKTRLHQVELHPFKQAINSGVDALMTAHVTFPEVDDTRVISRKDGKPIALPATLSPKVITGLIRGELGFEGVVTTDAMNMLAIADHFGPVDAAVRAIQAGVDVILMPMDLADVTDGVLKAVQTGHITEERINQSVRRIIALKVKRGIVKAEEPAEVQTLIHHAGQIVGSLAHRQVEAKAAARSVTLVKNKNGILPLSLADRKKIIVIATSYTEELAQAILAHHADTVTLKLTEPGLSSEQWSQLDEADIIIMGSYSSNRQTRLSTTRTMRMYNEIIRKYDKPVIAVAIRNPYDIMGYPEADAYLAQYGFGAASFAATAAILFGKAAPVGKLPVTIPAEKGGTLYPYGTGLYYSP; this is translated from the coding sequence ATGAAACAAATACGGAGAAGTGTTGTTTATATGGCTCTCGTCGCCTCTGCCCTGTTTGTGCATTTCCTGGCACTGGCAGATACCAAGCAAAACGGGGACAAAAACCAGCCTGTTGACTACCGTATCGTGGAGAACGCCCTACAAGGCATGAGCCTGGAGGAAAAAGTCGGGCAGATGATGATGCCTGATTTCCGCAAATGGAAGGACAAAGACGTCACGGAAATGCTGCCGGAGATCGAGCAGTTGGTCAAGCGGCACCACATCGGCGGCGTGATTTTATTCCGTGAAAACACCGTAACGACCGAGCAGACTGTCAAGCTGACCCACGCGTATCAGGATGCTGCTGAAAAATATGGGCTGTTCATCGCCATCGATCAGGAGGGGGGGAGCGTCACCCGCCTGCAGAGCGGTACCGCGATGCCCGGCAATATGGCCCTGGGGGCTGCCCGCTCCGCCGAACTGGCGGAACAGGTGGGCCGGGTGATCGGCAGCGAGCTCGCCGCACTTGGCTTCAATATGAATTTCGCCCCGGTCCTGGATGTGAACAACAACCCGGACAACCCGGTCATCGGGGTGCGTTCCTTCGGCGAAAACCCACAGCTGGTGGCGGACCTGGGTATCGCCTATCTGAACGGATTGCAAAGAAGCAATATCGTTGCCACAGCCAAGCATTTTCCGGGTCACGGCGACACGGACGTCGATTCCCACTTGGGACTGCCGGAGGTAGCGCATGACAAGACCCGCTTGCACCAGGTAGAGCTGCACCCGTTTAAACAAGCGATTAACTCCGGCGTGGATGCCTTGATGACGGCCCACGTCACTTTTCCAGAGGTAGACGACACGAGGGTCATCTCCCGAAAAGACGGCAAACCGATCGCGCTTCCGGCCACACTCTCTCCCAAAGTCATAACCGGGCTCATCCGCGGCGAATTGGGCTTCGAGGGTGTTGTGACCACGGATGCCATGAACATGCTGGCGATTGCGGACCATTTTGGCCCTGTTGACGCCGCTGTTCGGGCGATTCAGGCGGGAGTGGACGTGATCCTGATGCCGATGGATCTGGCGGACGTGACAGACGGCGTGCTGAAAGCGGTCCAGACCGGTCATATCACAGAAGAACGGATCAATCAATCTGTGCGGCGAATCATCGCTCTAAAAGTAAAACGAGGGATTGTGAAAGCAGAAGAGCCGGCAGAGGTACAAACCTTGATCCATCACGCCGGGCAGATTGTAGGCTCCCTAGCTCATCGGCAGGTGGAGGCCAAGGCTGCTGCCCGTTCTGTTACCTTGGTGAAAAACAAGAACGGCATCCTGCCTCTCTCCCTCGCGGATCGGAAAAAGATCATCGTCATCGCCACATCTTACACAGAGGAACTGGCCCAGGCCATTTTAGCCCATCACGCCGATACCGTCACACTGAAGCTGACAGAACCTGGCCTCTCGTCTGAGCAGTGGTCGCAGCTGGACGAAGCCGACATCATCATCATGGGCTCGTATTCGTCCAACAGACAGACCCGTTTATCGACGACCCGGACGATGCGGATGTACAACGAGATCATCCGCAAATACGACAAGCCCGTGATCGCCGTCGCCATCCGCAATCCCTATGACATCATGGGTTATCCGGAGGCGGATGCCTACCTGGCGCAGTACGGCTTCGGGGCGGCCAGCTTTGCGGCGACCGCGGCTATCCTGTTTGGCAAGGCCGCTCCGGTCGGCAAATTGCCAGTGACGATCCCCGCTGAAAAAGGAGGCACCTTGTATCCGTACGGGACGGGGCTTTACTACTCCCCGTGA
- the yunB gene encoding sporulation protein YunB encodes MRYRKGGWRRLVRRLVLTLAVIVLTSVALFIFVEKQIEPTLMLIAAQKADQVAKLAITDAVTKRLTQQGVDFHEIIVMEKDNQGNIMAVNFHFEQYSRIVGETTSRIQNRMKEFEEDHVEISVPLGLATKSVFLEHYGPKIPVSLVPVGSVKTRLETRLEQAGINMVLVTVYIYVEVNLRIIIPFATEQKTVTTMIPITEAIIVGKVPDYLYDNPAGKPDVPYPQPEPPANP; translated from the coding sequence CTGCGTTACCGAAAAGGAGGCTGGCGACGGCTTGTCAGACGCTTGGTGCTGACGCTGGCTGTCATCGTGCTCACCTCTGTCGCTCTGTTTATTTTCGTCGAAAAACAAATCGAACCGACACTCATGCTGATCGCAGCCCAGAAAGCTGATCAGGTGGCGAAGCTGGCGATTACCGACGCGGTTACCAAGCGCTTGACCCAGCAGGGAGTGGATTTTCACGAGATCATCGTCATGGAGAAGGACAATCAGGGGAATATCATGGCGGTCAATTTTCATTTCGAGCAGTACTCGCGGATTGTAGGGGAGACCACGAGCCGGATCCAAAACCGGATGAAGGAGTTTGAGGAAGACCATGTGGAAATCAGCGTCCCGCTCGGATTGGCCACCAAAAGCGTCTTCCTGGAGCATTACGGTCCCAAAATTCCCGTCTCCCTGGTACCGGTCGGTTCGGTGAAAACCCGTCTGGAGACAAGGCTGGAGCAGGCTGGCATCAACATGGTGCTGGTGACGGTTTATATCTACGTGGAGGTGAATCTGCGCATCATCATCCCTTTTGCGACCGAACAAAAGACCGTGACGACCATGATTCCCATTACCGAGGCGATTATCGTCGGCAAGGTGCCGGACTATCTCTACGACAACCCTGCCGGCAAGCCGGATGTCCCTTATCCGCAGCCGGAGCCGCCAGCAAATCCTTAG
- a CDS encoding copper amine oxidase N-terminal domain-containing protein gives MKTIKSVSMTILAATLLTVNGASLTAAEPTGELSLLVNDKKLEQPAIRDQQQQTYLVPLRQVAESLGFEVSWNPQIKAAEVKKGALWSYAKPGEDRYPYQRMYKSLGAAPQLFDDRTWVPVAFVEQILRAPVQISGDTLRIASQAEAERETVQKSGSITRIQKDNGKMRILLNGYQRGILLHVTEETKIVTADGKPGTTVDLELGMDIDVVHDSIMALSQPPQTSAREIVIKSKLETADVLGTYGNLEKVEPEDEGAVRITVQGERLTENSFERIQLLVTDKTRIVSTEGNRELTAAELKPEMKVFVYYSPRLTRSAVPQGVAEKIVVEGAETLAEDAPAK, from the coding sequence ATGAAAACGATCAAAAGCGTATCCATGACTATATTGGCAGCAACCCTCCTCACCGTAAACGGAGCCAGTCTCACAGCGGCAGAGCCCACAGGAGAGCTGTCTCTTTTGGTGAACGATAAAAAGCTGGAGCAACCAGCCATTCGCGATCAACAGCAACAGACGTACCTGGTGCCGCTTCGCCAGGTGGCTGAATCGCTGGGCTTTGAAGTGAGCTGGAACCCCCAAATCAAAGCGGCGGAGGTAAAGAAGGGGGCGCTGTGGAGCTACGCCAAGCCGGGAGAAGACCGCTATCCCTACCAGCGGATGTACAAATCCCTGGGAGCTGCTCCGCAGCTGTTTGACGACAGGACCTGGGTGCCGGTCGCTTTTGTCGAACAAATTCTGCGGGCACCGGTACAGATCTCAGGCGATACGCTCCGGATTGCAAGCCAAGCGGAAGCTGAGCGGGAGACAGTGCAAAAGTCGGGGTCGATCACCCGCATACAGAAAGACAACGGCAAAATGAGGATTCTGCTCAACGGTTATCAACGCGGAATCCTGCTGCATGTGACGGAGGAAACAAAAATCGTGACGGCCGACGGCAAGCCGGGGACCACAGTCGATCTGGAACTGGGGATGGACATCGATGTGGTGCATGACAGCATCATGGCGTTGAGCCAGCCGCCGCAGACTTCGGCCAGAGAGATCGTGATCAAAAGCAAACTGGAAACAGCGGACGTGCTGGGCACGTATGGAAATCTGGAGAAGGTCGAGCCGGAGGACGAAGGCGCAGTCCGCATCACGGTACAAGGTGAGCGCTTGACGGAGAATTCCTTTGAACGGATTCAGCTGTTGGTGACCGATAAGACCAGAATTGTCAGCACCGAGGGAAACCGGGAGCTCACTGCGGCTGAACTGAAGCCGGAGATGAAAGTCTTTGTCTACTACAGCCCCAGACTGACCCGCAGTGCGGTCCCGCAGGGGGTCGCGGAAAAAATCGTGGTGGAAGGTGCGGAAACATTGGCGGAGGATGCACCCGCCAAATAA